The following DNA comes from Plodia interpunctella isolate USDA-ARS_2022_Savannah chromosome 1, ilPloInte3.2, whole genome shotgun sequence.
TAATACATATACACTTCTAGCTACAAGAGCAAGTCTTACCGCGCACCGAGGGTTCCCTGAAGGAGACCACAGACCTGAGTCTGTCTCTGAATCGATATCTCTATGCATTCTTAAGAAAAAGTGTATTTACAAACAAGTTGAGTTGAGTTCCGTTATATATCGATAATACTACATAACATAATGAGAGTAGTGTTGTATAAGTTATggaatatttacttaaacagtaggtaaattatttttgaagcaaTACTTTAAGAACTAccgtttgtttattaaatcaGTGCAGTAGTTCCGCAGATTAACCCTacataaaaacttacaaacacttcccgaataatattgtatgaatATGGAAATATGGATAAATGACTCCTATGTAATTGAAGGTGATTCGTGATATGATTGATTAAGTTAAGAGATGTTATGAAATTGTGCCTGATTTTCCGTATAGCAAGTATCAACGGGAATGAGGAAGAGTGGCGCGTGACGGTGACCGTAGTGTCGCCGGACGCGAGCGACACGGGCGGCGCGGCGCTGGCCAAGTTGGCGGCGCTTGCGCTGGAGAAGCGAGGCGTGCCGGCGCAGATAGCGGCGCCGCCTGCCGCCTGCGCCGCGCCCGACGCGCCGACGTGTCTGGAAGCGGTGCTGCGCGCGCTGGCGGACGGCGCGGTAGACGCAGCTATGCTGCCGACGCCGGCTGCGCGCGCGCCCTCCGCGCCCTCCCTGCGCGACGCTGGCCTGGAAGAGCTGGGCGACGCTGCGCCGGCCGCGCGCCGCGCCTGTCTCGCCTCGCGCGGCGCGCTGCGCTCGCTGCTCGATCTTACCAACCCAGACAGCGCCCGCTCCTATCAACTTTCTATTAACGACCTTGAGCTCGTCTTAAGGTAACTAccactttttaattaatcacgACACGACGAATTATGTCATGtcttcaatttataaatactaagtacctacgtaaataaataatataaatatgaaaagaaaatatttacaaagctTTTCCCGGGACTAAATTGCGGCGAAAAGCAAAATAAGATAGAAACATGCTAATTTGATcaatacatgtaataaaactgcAGTAAAATATCTGTACATtgcatatatttacataaaaacaaaattaggcgataaaGTCATAGTaatagagtaagaatttgaagaAAACAACTGCCTGGAACACcttgaagaagagtcataatagtccacgcgaacgaagtcgcgggcatcagctagtatgtaataaaattagactGTGTTTTTCCACAGACTTCCCTGTAAGGAAAACGATTGCCTGAATGAAACATTCACTCCCATTCAATGTCAAGATGGCAACGTAACGTGTGCTACTGTGCTCACTGGAGACACAGTTGAGTTAGACGTGATGTCACAAGTTGTTCGTGAATACGGTCTGTATGCGCGGGTGATGTCGCTGGGTGGGCGCTTGGCGGCGGCTGCCGCGGCGCTGAACGCGAGAGAAGTGATAGTATGCGACCGCGCGCCCGATCTCACGCAGCTGGCGCGCCTGTCCGCGCACTCGCTGGGCCCGCCGCCCTGCCGCGCCGCCTGCGATCCTGCACGCTGCCGCCTTTACCCCGACCCGTGCCCCTTCGAACCGAGGCGATTTCTCAAACTGGCGAACGCTCGCTCTCTGACTCGATCGACGACGGCAGTCCGCGTGCTCACTCAGTTATGGCTCGATACTGACGAGTTGCGCAATCTTATCGTGCATGCGCATCTCTATGGTCCTGTCCCAGCGGCACACGCCTACCTCAAAGACCACCCGCAGATCACTCCCCTGGGAGAGGTCCGGACAGCCGTGTTGATCCCGGCGAATACATCACGGGAAGCGTTTGACGCACCGGCTCTAATCGCTGCCGCTGCGCTCGCCGAGGAGGATCTCTTAGAGGCGGGAGTTCCTCGCACGGCACATTTCAAGGCCGAACTAAGCGATGACGGGTGTGCGGCACCGCACGCCTACAAGTACCTGACCGACGCATTGGGCACGGGCGAGTATGGCGCGCTGTCAGCGGTAGCAGGGCCTGCGTGCGGCGCGGCTTGGGCGGATGCGGCGCGGCTGAGTCCGGCGCACATGCTGCCGGTGCTGGCCTACACGCAGCAGAGTGCGCCGCCACCCGCAGCGTGGCTGGCGCTGCTGGCGGCGGGCGACGCGCGCGACCGCTCCGCCGCGTGGGGCGCCGCACTCGCGCACTTTGGCTGGCGGCGGCTGGCCGTGCTCAGCGAACCTGCCACGCGCGCCTCCTTTGACCAAGCCACGTTGCAGGTGGACGTCATCGTCCACGTAGAGCTCTCCGAAAATGCAGACAATCAGAGCGACCTCATCACAAGGGTATGACTCCTAAGACTAAAAATGTGAAACTACAtttgtgtttgttattttttcacactTTATATACGCAACCAATCTTCATGATATTTCGCATATAATCATATGTATTTctgaaaaaactattgttcccgtgggatttatGAACAACCTGTATTCTATCATAGGTGGcgctaattattatattaaaagaaaagattgtattttttattcacagtGGATAGACCGAGTGAAATCAGTAAATGCGCGGGTCTTATACTTGAACCTGGAAGATGCCCGCTTAGTGCGCGCGGCATTGTGCGCAGGGCGAGCGGCGGGGCTCGCGGGGGATGGGGCGGTGTGGCTGCTGCCGGGGGCGCCGCGTGCCGGCTGGCTGCGGCCGGCGCGCGGCGATACGCCCGCCTGCTCGGCCGCGCAGCTTACAGAAGTCGCTGAGGGACATCTGAGCTTCGCGCCAGAATGGCTGGTGGATTGGCGGGACGTTCAACATAAGcaagtaagaaataaaataatttttgacacaaacatTTCTTGCATTATCATCCAgaccacagatttatatattgacCTTGATATAAGTCTGTGATCCAGAGTAAACGcttacacaattttataaagatgATTTAAAAGCACGTTTTGTCGTACGTTACGTTGTACGTTAAGTTTTGTCATTGGTTTTGTCAGTCGaacttgtttgttttttcCATCCGTGGGAATCCATTTGGCTTCTATTAAATAGTTACTGTCCTTAGTAGGATTGTAAGCTGTTGATTCtcctgataaataaaaaatataaaaatgtgtcaGACGGAAATCGCTACGAGCGATATGGAGTCGTCGCGAGCGCGATGGCGTCGTCGCTGGCGCGTGCGCTGCGCGTCTAGATTGCCGCGCggggcggcgcgcgcggctTGCGGCACGGCCGACCCGCACGCCGCGCTGCTCTACGACGTGCTGCGGCTATGGGCCTCCGCCCTCGACGCTCTATTGCTGGAGCAGCCCGCCGCCCTCGATGACTTGCATCAACCTGAACTCGTCaggtcatttgtttttaaattattttatttcccaaCTCGTTCTACTCGTTCTGACTACTacaattaatgaattaaaaagtatatagaattattttatctctatTTCCAGATTCCTTATTGAAAATGCCACTACTAGGGAATATGTAGGACTGACAGGACGCTTCGAGTGGAACAGTGAAAACGGCGCGTATGCGCGAGTGTCGCCCCTCGTACTGCAGCAATGGAACAACGGTACGCGGCGGCGGGTGGCGCGGTGGACGCGCGGCCGGTTGGCGGTAGAGGGCGTAGTGCACTGGAGAACGAAAGATGGCAGTGCGCCCGATGACGGCGCCGAACACTGCACGCTGCAGCCGCTGGCCGACGTACTGCACGCGGACTGCCGGACGGCGCTGGTGGCGTTGGCGGCGCTGCTGCTGGCGGGCGCCGTGGGCGCGCTGGCCGGGCTGGCCGTGCActgccgccgccgcgccgAGCAGGAGTATCGCGCCCGCCTCGCGGCCCTCGACATGCGGACTATCTCCCTGAAGCCTGGCGGTCTGGACCGCTGGGAGGTGCCGCGTGAACGTGTCGTCATCAACCGTAAGCTCGGCACCGGCGCTTTTGGCACGGTGTACGGCGGACACGCCTTATTGTCTGAAGAACGAGGCTGGACAGCCGTAGCTGTCAAGACCCTCAAGGCGGGAGCCACAACCGAAGAAAAGCTCGACTTTCTTTCCGAGGCGGAGGCGATGAAACGCTTCGATCATAAAAACATAGTGCGTTTACTAGGAGTCGTCACGAAGACTGAGCCCGTTTGTACGGTGATGGAGTTTATGCTGTACGGTGATCTAAAGAACTACTTGCTGGCTCGCCGGCACCTGGCGGGTGCGGACTGCGGGGAAGGCGCGGAGGAGGTGTCGGCGCGGCGGTTAACCTCCATGGCGCTGGacgcggcgcgcgcgctgTCGTACCTCGCGCAACTGCGGTACGTGCACCGCGACGTAGCCGCGCGGAACTGCCTCGTCAGCGCGCACCGGCAGGTCAAGCTGGCCGACTTCGGTATGACGCGAATCGTGTTCGAAAATGACTATTACCGCTTCAGCCGAAAGGGGATGCTGCCGGTACGCTGGATGGCGCCCGAGAGCCTCACGCTCGGCGTGTTCTCGCCCGCCTCCGACGTGTGGTCGTTTGGAGTATTGCTCTACGAGATCGTCACGTTTGGCTCGCTGCCGTTTCAGGGCTTGAGCAATAGCGAGGTATTGACGCGCGTCAAAGCGGGGCATACGCTGGAATTGCCCCCCGGACTGAAGCCCCAGTTGTAAGTAATCGTTTTAAGTATTTCGTTTTTTGAGTGTTTCATCATAACGTACACAATTTCTTGATGTACTCAACAATGAATGTGTTATTGCGGGCAGGGAGGGGCTGATCAAGTCGTGCTGGCAGCAGGAGCACAAGGCGCGGCCGAGCGCTGCGGAGGTGGCCGCGTTCCTGGCGGACTGGCCGCGGCTGCTGGCGCCCTGCCTTGCGTTGCCGCTGGACGCGATGCCGCTCGACGCCGACCCCTGGCGTCTACCCCCAGACATTACAGAGGTACTCTCTCTTCAATTTGATTCCTGATTATTCCGAAAGTTCCTCTCAATGAGTCAGTTATCCGACCTAAATAAAGCAAGTGGCATGGGAACAATCAATCAAAGCATTATTCATAAATCAGACCTACACAGGCACCTTTTCACGTCATGTTCtaagttaaataatgtttacctACACTACGTATTTAAGAACAATCACTACTTAATGAGAATGatatgccgaaagaaactcatttaaatattgttgatCCTTATCATGCCAGAATTACTtaccaatttttaatatattgtacaTTCTTAattagcagcccgtcccggcttcgctcgggtaaaattataataaattatacccgtaaaaaccatacaaaaatccgtccggtagtttttaagtttatctagtttatacagacagacgcgtgatttatttttataatacctacctacctaatatgAAAGGACACGGATTTTTGCCCAGTAAACCTGGTATTATTATAgatacacacaaactttcgcatgaaagagtaacaaacaaacatacatacatatgtatgtttgttactctttcacgcgactTATCTACttgaccgattgttatgaaatttggtaaacgagtagaatataaatgtattttatatcccgaaattcccacgggagcgagccccagggcgcagctagtacaatATAATGTCAGTTCACCATAgacaaaatgttgaaaaaaccTTTTGTCTATGGTGTACTATACGGAAACATAATGTTAAGATTGTGATCAAGTACTGgtgaaatatttgtaagtatgGATACCTACTTAGTCAATAATGTGTGTCATATTGTTTGAAGGCACGATGGGTGTCGTGGACGGCGCCCGCGTCGGCCGGCACGGATACCACGTACCTGAGTTCGGACGAGCGCCCGCCGTCCGACTGCGACGCGCTGATGCGCTGATCAACTTGCCGCATGGATCTGCAACAGACTTTATCTACCAATAAACATCATTCCATAATATTCTAGtcattaggtacctacttatagtAAAACGTGTAAAACTCCATACAGCAGAATATAAAGCTGTTGGCCTGCTTgttttagttaattatttattaaaattgtacaaacCTTAGTACTAGTAATATGATGGGGATAATGGTTATATCAATAGGAGTACGAGATTAATTACGTACCTAATTAGGTCCTTTTATGCGGACGGTCAAAGGTTacatacctaggtacttaagtttgcaaaccattttttttctagaatCTCTGAATTGTTTTCATCATCATGTCATAAGAACAGgacttataaattaagtaagtacctaaccATTTGGGTACAAGAAacgaaataaacttattttgttgTTCATTTCTAAGAGACGAACAAATGCTAAGTTTCGTAGTCACTAGGAATTAGaatttagatataataataaacgaaaGGATTCACTGTCTctacctataaatataaacatatatatgagtatatataaaaaatgacattatttaaaaatatatattaaattgtccttatttaaaaatatattttaataaggacatttttttatatttatagtaaactATATACGTTTTTATTAGCGGGAACCTTTGGCTTTCCGATTTGTGTTTTAAGTGACTATTCTGTATATTATGGCTGTTGGTTCTCCtaagaatgaataaataaatagttcgATATTAGGTTTATCTCCGTTAACAGAGTACctactgaaaaatattattattgtacctacctacctatctatACCAACCTACATAAAACCCACGAATGACAACTCATTAGTAATGTgtgaaaactttattttataagtacctagCAAGTTTGTAcgtaaacattaaataagcAATTTGAACTAATAAGACTGtccttatttacaaatattatgatgttgtaaatatatataagtaaatataaataagtaagtaactAGATAGGTTCATATTTAGTCCTATAGGTCTCATCAAAGTACATTTCTTGAAGATTTCACAGGTTAATAACAAGTGAGTAGTCACTTACTTGACCACCAGCTATCtatctaggtacctacttatgtcaataaaatttaatttgccatatttttttctttgaattaaTGCTTTAAGCCGTATTCAGATGagagcaattttttttcagatgcTGTGTTAGAATTTCGAAAACAACTTTTAAGGattgatatttgaaatatacttGGGTGCAAATGAGGCCAAAAATGAAAGCTAGGTCCCATGTGTAAGGAAATTCGTTAACAAAAATACgtccatactaataaaatacgcTCATCCGAACACAACCTTACTTGTTGTACCTATTTACAGTGGGAACAAGGGACTTCCACACTGAGCAATCCTACCGAACGACAACGAAGGTGTTTCAAATCTTTTTTAGCACTCAGTTCGGTTAACTCGACCACctaaagacaaaaaaaaactaaagaccTCGGACAGTGTAATCAAATTAGAGAGAATATTtccataggtacctacaactTTTCGGCCCATAATACCGGCTAATCTCATACAAAGATGCAGATTGAGCCGGGCACGTGATGATGGATGGACAAAAGATTATCAGCATACGTCCGTGATCAGCGCTGTATTTCTATTCATTCTTGTATGAGTGAAATTGAGTGAAATGGAAGATTCATATCGGGTGTAGTTTGCTCTGCTACATCTACTTAGTTATTTTGGAatatccatggaattagtaggtactccagtacttactaaatccatgggaaTATCATGATCATGacagttttatatttgtgacATTATCATGGaatttgtaggtacttactacaCTTATTCCATGgacgttatatatttatgtattatgacCTTTGCCTAGTAGTGAGATTTATGTCATCAAATATGTTTCAAAcaaggaattagtaggtaggtactccgtgTACATTGTACACCACTTACTGATTCCAtggtttcaaatatttatcttcttCTAACTAAAGAGTAGTAGGTAAACTTAGACAAAGTTTAGACACCCAGTAGTTACACCACCAACGGTTTTTCATTAAGACACGTGATCAGGTAGTAGTAACTAATTAAGACTACGAGAAGATTTAAAAAGGAAGGACCGAAGGACTTCCTCCCAAAACAAGAACTGTCTGTCAATGTCAAGACAACCACAACCACGTTCTGTGGTCATTGACAATTTGACAATACATTGACCACGTACCCTTGCCATGCACGTCATTGTTGCCacgtacataaataaatgtcactTCTTTGACAGATGCACGACATTGACAGTTGTGATGACGTATTGatagttgatatttttatgtagaaaTCCCGAAGCGAAGAAACTGCCTCTGTATTATACCTGACTGCACTTACGCCCTTTtagaataatttgtttttaattaatactttttggtacttacttaatttttaaaattacaattacaaatacGTGTCTAGTATTTCTGCATCTACTTTCATTCTATCTACCTATTCATTTGTGGGGGTTATGTAAATGAAATGTTGTGAATTCCATGAGTACGTATTCCTTAAAACTCGATGGTGTGAGTACTTTTTTGACATATCTCATAAACCACGTAGTTATTCCTAAAAAAGACATGTTTTAGTGATGTTGCAAAATCGATTTAAGcacttaattaataatcacaataatttcattacggagaatatttttttaagaaaaggaGGTTGAAAAATGAACCGTTGCATAATCTTgttacaactttttattttattaaaactaataatattgatactatatgaactaataataaaattcaataacgTTTGCCATATTATGGAAGAAAAAttcagagaaaaataaaaatacaaacatgttcaaaatatgtagttaatattattcataattatacaaatttcatGGTAGATATGATTGATTATATATTGACTAAGTTTACATTGCTACATCACTAGCTAAGACGACTGGCAAAACGATCACCACCGTCAAAATTTATGCACCAACGTGTGACGTGGCCGGTGTCACACTTTTCAGCCAATATCAGCGGTCTAGTAGTAGAAGTAATTCTTTATTCTATCGAGCAAGATTGTCATATTTGTCATGTCACGCATTCACAGTcagccaaaaaaaaaataaacgaaagacttggctgtatggTCTAGAaccctttgcctcctcaatgaaacgagggaataaacaaaaaaaaaagtcacagTCAGGCAGTCATTCTTATTCATTGCTTGTTTTACTGGTGTACTATTAAAGTATTgacaaaatttgttttgtgtgtatttgtattgtaaaaatagaaaGCAGTAGAACATAACCTTCCGAGTATAAATTTCATCCATAATCGTTTAGCAGCATTGCCTAATTAATGCTCAACTAAATAAAGAATGGGAATCTTTAGCAACACATCGCCTTTTGATCAAGATGTCGGTGAGTGCAGCTTAGTTGTTTACAATAGAACTTTTTCAGAGTTTGAATTAAACAGAAAGTTTCAATAATGTCCAGTCTTTGTCACGGTGGAATGACAATGACCCATTATCAaagtgttttgtttattgttatgaGTCACGTAGgacctaggtaggtatattgtaattaagtaCCAACATGGCTATCTAATCTGTGGTAATATCTCGCCTCGGGTGTACTTAAAGCaatgaaaatgacatttgAAATTCCTACTAATTTCccataatacaaattaaatatcttgATAATATGATGCTGCTATgggttaaaaatacctatttccATTTAAACTTAATGTTTATACACTACTTACAAtcacacaaaattatttaaatgaatgagGGCAGGATTTGTCAGTCTGAGaaattgccaagaaagtcagTGCACAGACATTAAacgataaaatatacaaaagatGTGACCTTTGTGGTATTTTTACTGAGTAATAGTAACCAAATTACTCTATTTATCTGGTAATGAATCTggtcattcattcatatcaagtgtgttattgctaacactgatgtcagattcaattcgcctaaagacatctgacatgactttgtacgactacctaccgccatctagtggcaagcaGTCACATACACATCAGTAAACTAAATTATCCACCaatgtgcaagtttcctcacgatattttccttcaccggaatcaagtggtggttgatgaaaactactacaaatGAGTCAGATcgttatacaaactcatgtgcacaagtaggattcaaacctgggatctttcgatcaataggtgggcgtcttaaccgttacaccaccactgcatcaagttaaataaaagcttgtaaaatatgtagatCCAAAATACCTACAATCTTCgaaacatatatttgtaatttgttttacatttagATCACAGGCGGAGagtcttaaccactgggccACTA
Coding sequences within:
- the LOC128673532 gene encoding uncharacterized protein LOC128673532, yielding MILRAYAAALLLLGAAVRAAADPAASINGNEEEWRVTVTVVSPDASDTGGAALAKLAALALEKRGVPAQIAAPPAACAAPDAPTCLEAVLRALADGAVDAAMLPTPAARAPSAPSLRDAGLEELGDAAPAARRACLASRGALRSLLDLTNPDSARSYQLSINDLELVLRLPCKENDCLNETFTPIQCQDGNVTCATVLTGDTVELDVMSQVVREYGLYARVMSLGGRLAAAAAALNAREVIVCDRAPDLTQLARLSAHSLGPPPCRAACDPARCRLYPDPCPFEPRRFLKLANARSLTRSTTAVRVLTQLWLDTDELRNLIVHAHLYGPVPAAHAYLKDHPQITPLGEVRTAVLIPANTSREAFDAPALIAAAALAEEDLLEAGVPRTAHFKAELSDDGCAAPHAYKYLTDALGTGEYGALSAVAGPACGAAWADAARLSPAHMLPVLAYTQQSAPPPAAWLALLAAGDARDRSAAWGAALAHFGWRRLAVLSEPATRASFDQATLQVDVIVHVELSENADNQSDLITRWIDRVKSVNARVLYLNLEDARLVRAALCAGRAAGLAGDGAVWLLPGAPRAGWLRPARGDTPACSAAQLTEVAEGHLSFAPEWLVDWRDVQHKQTEIATSDMESSRARWRRRWRVRCASRLPRGAARAACGTADPHAALLYDVLRLWASALDALLLEQPAALDDLHQPELVRFLIENATTREYVGLTGRFEWNSENGAYARVSPLVLQQWNNGTRRRVARWTRGRLAVEGVVHWRTKDGSAPDDGAEHCTLQPLADVLHADCRTALVALAALLLAGAVGALAGLAVHCRRRAEQEYRARLAALDMRTISLKPGGLDRWEVPRERVVINRKLGTGAFGTVYGGHALLSEERGWTAVAVKTLKAGATTEEKLDFLSEAEAMKRFDHKNIVRLLGVVTKTEPVCTVMEFMLYGDLKNYLLARRHLAGADCGEGAEEVSARRLTSMALDAARALSYLAQLRYVHRDVAARNCLVSAHRQVKLADFGMTRIVFENDYYRFSRKGMLPVRWMAPESLTLGVFSPASDVWSFGVLLYEIVTFGSLPFQGLSNSEVLTRVKAGHTLELPPGLKPQLEGLIKSCWQQEHKARPSAAEVAAFLADWPRLLAPCLALPLDAMPLDADPWRLPPDITEARWVSWTAPASAGTDTTYLSSDERPPSDCDALMR